In Heliangelus exortis chromosome 3, bHelExo1.hap1, whole genome shotgun sequence, the genomic stretch AGTTTGCAGAAGACCTAAGGCTGCATAAGAGTACATGCTAATTTCAGCAAGCCTCTCTGTGGCTTGCTTCCattacagaataatttattaACTCTTGGATTTTTACTGACTGCAGAAGCTATGTGGGTCAATGAGAGAGAAGAATTTTATTAACAGGCAAAAGAAGCaacttttctttgccttcactGTCCAGCTCTTGTGCTGTGTGAGAAGATATGGTGTGGAAGGTGGGACCTTTTCATTATTCCAGGCAGACTGGGTAACAGGGTAACCCTAGTGGATATTTAAGTAATGCAGATAAAATCCCAGTTCTTGGAAGCAAAGGCTGGACAGAAAACTGAAGGTTTTCGAAGcacttttcattaaattattcAAACCAGACACCATATAATtcctaaaaaaaacaacccaccaagCAAACCCAAACATGTGGCCATCAATGAAATGTAAAACTTGCAAATTGAGATTTTATccaaacttaagaaaaaaatatctttatgtGTGTAAAACATACCGTCTCCCtagaaaagaaatgcatgaaCTGAGTTTTGTTTAACCCATGCCTACTCATACCATGTCTTTTTACTGGCTACAGCATCACCTTTTTGAAATTTTAgtcaacaaaaaataaagtcaaGAATTTGAGTTATCTCCACTGAACCAAGTATCAAATTAAATTCTCAAAGTAAATATTAAGAGGCAGGTACAAAACAAATAGAACATGGAATTTCTTCATACAATACATACTTGAGCAATAAAACTTTCTTGTCTAGGAAACTGTAGATGGTAAAAATTCAGTGGGTCCAGATCAAAAGACCACATTGATGGGAGGAATATTTTTCTAGAGctaatatatatacatatatatatatatatatatgggcAAGAAGTCCAACTCAGGGTAGGAGTTCATTATGGCATTCAGTCAGCATTTCTGAGGTACATGCTCAGCTCTTTTGCCAGGTGGTATTCAAGTAGTTTACATGTGTTATTTCCAACAAAAATGGCTGAAATAAAAGTTTCACTAggtataaaataaattttctgcaTGTGGTTCTGTTCACCTTTCACTCCTAACATGAGAGTGGGATGTATTGACTTACACAGTGCTTTTATTCTCAATGTAGTTTCAGTGCCCAACTGTGCTATTTTAAACAGTACAATTTAATCCCACAGAAGAAATCCCTGTGGTAAACTAACTTGTTTATATCTCATTTCTCAAGCTATCATTAGCATTCttcttctgaaatatatttGGCCTAACCATTAAAACGTTTCATAAATGTTTGGTGGGGGATAAGCACATTTCTTTAACACTTTAGTAAAGGTTTCCTTCTTTAAGATTAAACCAATTTACAGACTATTACTGCACACTTTGGAAATGCTGATTCAAGACTGCAGCCTGGAAAAGTCTCTGTACACCTCATCCCTGCAATTCATTCAGCCTCAACCAGCCCTCCCATCTGCAGCTTGCACATCAGAATGTCATTTTGCAAAATACCCTGAAATAGGGAATCAGATCTTCCCAGGAGCAGCCAAGAATGAAACTGCAGCCAAGCTCTTCCTGGGCTGTCTCCTTGACCTAAGTGAGGCATTTATCACCATAAGGTGGAATTCTCTGCTGATGGCATCTTTGTCTAAATGGCACCCTAAGATAATAGCCACCATTAAATGTATGACATTTACTATGCATTCCCTTTCTGAAAGCTTGCAGATTTTTTGAGGCACAGCTGACTGACCATGTCTGCATAGTAAGTCCTGATCATTACTGCAAAATGTTTGTTATTCACTAGAGAGTAGGAATTTGGCCAGAACTGTGCTGAAATGAAAGTGTCAGAAGGCATCAGAACCATTCTGTATAAGTCTGGTGAAGATATGGCTCAGTACCACACTTCTTACAGTCCACTGCACTGCACACTTCATTCCAAGCAGATTTTGAACTCCTGTTCAAATATGTCTTTTCAAACCAAAAGCCATATCCCACATCTCAGGACATCACTATATACTCTGTCTTGACTAACTTCTCTAGCTACATTCATCTGAAAGTTAGATCACCCTTTATGAAGGTAGCACTGGCAGAGGTAACTGGAGGATGAGGATGTGCAACTGACAAACCAAGGTTCTAaccattttctctctgttgaCCAAAACACAGCTCCTGAACCAAGCTGCAGAATGGAAGCTCCAGGCCAAAATGTTGAAGGAGCAAGAGACTGTCCTCCAGGCACAGGTGACTAAGGAGAGGTGATTGCATGGTGTGCCTTTGTTTCCCAGTTTTTAACCCATGAGGCACATTCCAGGTAAAGTATCCAAACTCCTTTCTATCTATCCCTTCTAGTCTCATTCTACATCCCATAGACTACCACTAAGCAAGCAGATTATTTTCAAGCCAACTGTAAGGTAATGCCCATGCTGCAAATCACACGGTGGCAGGTGCACTACTCCCAAGTTACAAGCAAtggaacaagaagaaatggcctcaagttgtgccaggggaggttcagaatgaatattaggaaaaatttctttactgaaagggttgtcaagaactggaacaggctgcccagggaagtgattgaGTCACCATAGATGTATTAAAAGCTGTAGATGTGGGGCTTAGGGACATGATTTAGTGGTATTCTTGGCGGTGCTGGGTTAGTGGTTGGACCTGAtaatcttttccaaccaaaacaatccTATGATTCCATGTGGGTTGCTCAGCTTCGACAAGAGGAGTCTCTGGGAAGACATCTGGGAAGAAGTCCTTCAATATTCAGAGTGGGTTTATAATGTAGATGAAGAGAAACCTTTTAGCAGGATGAAAGGTAACAGTTTCAATCTAAAAgtgggtagatttagattatatataaggaagaaattcttcagcgTGAGGATGGTGAGATAACGGAACAGGTTGCCAGGGAAATTGTGGATACCTCCTCTGTGGAAGTGGGGCTTGGAAGGAAGaccagtttggatggggctttgagcaacctggtctggtgtgGGGctgtccatggcaggagggttggaactagacGGTTTTTAGCGTCCCTGCTGACCCAAACCATCCTATAGTGCTACAATTTATGATTTTTTACAATGCTCAACCACACAAAAGTGTGGGTTCCTTGGCTTAATTATCTGCCCTTCAGGCAGGTTTCTAATTCAGCAAAGCACTGGAGTACATATATGACTCAAAACATATTTACCAAACTGGAACTAATGTGCTCATGTGCTTTTCTGAAGTGGGGTGTGAAGGCAGTGTTTCCATTATCTTTAGTGGGAATACTGCCTACTAAAGGCTTTAGAAAAGGAGACCTAggttttcagtgtttgtttggAATTTGAAGCATTCTATATATATTACTTGCCAAAATTACACAATTGCAAGAGTCAGGCTGGAGTGAAAGGTAGTAAAGCCAAGGATCAGGCAGTATATGCTACACATTGAGAGTAGTGCAATAACCAGCCTCGAATACAAGTGAGAACACCGGGTGATGTGCTGGACTTTCACATCAAGTAGAGGCAGCATTAGTCAATTTTCCTAGACTTACAGAGTCATGCAGATTTATCTTCTTTGACCTGTCTGTGAGGAAGGTGCAGCCTCCAGCAGAACTTTGGAGAGGGGGAGGTGTGAGTCCTTTGGCCTCTCTCCAGATGCCCATCTCCTCACCCTTCAGGAAGCCTCTCCCAGCCTCGCTCACAGTGAAGCGTACTGGTAAGTTGTTACAGTTCTGCCCTTGTGGATGGCCTATTTCCTACCTGTTGAGCAGTCAAGAAAAGCTAGAATTAAACTGATAACCTGTGAACATGTTAATAGAGGTTTGGTCCTTGATGTGCTTTTTTCAAAGGCTAAGATAAGTTGATAGCACACAGAAGAATATCAGGCAAAGTGATGCTGACACCAGTTTGACAGGTTCTGCAATCAAACCTCAAAGGCCTCCAGCTGAGTCTGTCCTGACTGCAGACCTACTCCCAGTTTTCTTCTCAGagtgtttttaattaaacttttaAGTTCAACCAGAAAGAGTTTTGCATGCAGGCAGACCTCTGTAGCCATTTTAATGAACCTGAAGTAACAGATAAAATCTAGAATATATTAAGCATACATTTGAaacagtaaaatttttttttagaaaaatccaGTCAAACAAGTCTGCAAAGGCATTGATAATACATGTGCCCCTTGGAGGCTTGTGTAGATTAAAATTAAGTGAttcacttgctgaaatgaaacgTGGGGTTGGTTTTCCTGCTCAGGTGAGTGAGATATCACTCCCTTTTTAGAGATGGTAATTAACACCTAGGGTTTCCATGAGGGGCCGAAGGAACCAGGGGACACCACCTTTATGTCAACCTGTCTCTGGGCATCACAATATGCCTAAGACAGCCAAATCCAGCCCTCCAAGTGGTGACAGGAGTCTGGCACCATCTCAGGGAATATACCCAAACTGTGGTATGCTGCACGTCCTCCCCAGCCATGTCACTTAGGCAGACATTTTTTAGCTTCAtgcttgaaacaaaacaagaagatGAAAGTCAGCCAAGGTCTTTAATTTAAAGTAGGTGGTCTAGTACAACCACTGGGCACTGGCAACCAAGAAGAATGTAACAGAGCTAAAGGGGTGTCCTCACTGTAGCACCCTTACAGTATAGTGATGCTGAGATGCTCAAAGCCTGGCACTTTCTACTTCTCACCTGACAACAGTGCTGCCACTGATCCCCCTGCCAACCCTGTCTggggagctgggcaggcagTGGGCAACATCAATGAGGTCTTTGTCTCCCTAACCAAGAGAGAGTGAGAGACAGATCTCACAGCATGTCCCCAGCTGCTATGAAAACCTTCATTTATTAATTAAACTGAAGGAGCTATGAGCCCCAGCTGGGATCAGAATTTGCCCTGCTCAAACCTGAAAGGTTTTAAATGTAATTGAACAGTAAGCAAAAGttgggagagaaaagaggagacaGAGAATTGAGGTGAGGTTTTGTAAGACGATGTCTCTGGGCTGAGAATCCAAGATCTCTGGCTCCCACTCCTGCACCTGGCTTTGTGATGCTCCTGTATTTCTCCTTAGAGCTGTGATGTCTATTCCCACTTTGTAGCAGTGTCCTACTTACGCTGTGGCACTTGGGCTGCTAAAACAAATTTCTGTCTGTGCCTTGGTCACAGATTTGGCTACAGCCTAGTATTAATACATACATGCAAGCCAGTAATACACACATGGTCAGCTAGCTCCAGTATTGGCACCAAAGAACTCTGCACAGCCTGACCTCCCATGCCTTCACCCAGCTTGGTGgggaagagctgcaggcagtgctgtgctcATGGCCACTGAGCCCCTGACTTTCTTGTTTAAACCAAGCTCAGGCACATCCACAGAACACTTCAGGTATGGCCACAACATTTTCTAAGGGGCATTGTAACAAAAAACAAGAATgaacaggaagaatttttttacactgagggtggtgaagcactggcacaggttgcccagagaagtggcaGAAGCCTTCCTGAAaacattcaaggccaggttgaatggggtTCTGAGTGACCTGATCTAGTTAAAGATgttcctgctcactgcaggagggttggactaggtgacctttaaaggtctctttcaacacaaacaattctatgattctatgagaatCAATACTAAACCCACCTCACTATTAGCAGCATTTTCCaaatcttcttttcctcagtaACTGAAGGGGAGTGTCACAGAGGGTATGTGTTGGCTGGCACCACACAGAATAAAACCTCCTAGCTAATCATGGAGTCAGCTCCCTGACGGATTGGAGAGGGCAGCCAGCCTGCAGCCAAATGCCTGAATCCTGGAGGCTGCTCTTGAACCTTCCACTGCTCTTTGCCCACCCTACCTCACCCCTAACACGTTATGCCAATCACACGTTTTCTAACTAGAGCTGCCAGGCTGGACAAGTGAAATGTCTGATCATCTAAACACTGCTGGAGGTGCTTTGGCACCAAAAAGAAGTGGTTGTGTTGTAGCTAGTCTTTTCCAAAGAGCAGATAACCTGTATCTTTATCTATATAGCATTCTGCATGActtttggagaaaaaagaaactacaaACAAAAGtaacagccaaacaaaaaaatcccagatttttaaaacaattttttttttcccaaaaaacaCCCACATATAAAACATGTCCTACTGAGAAAATACAGCTACAGATCAACTTTGATGTTGTTATCAGTGTAAACTGATAGCAAAATATGGACCCCTAATCTTAATTGTTGGCACAATGCAGCAGATCATTCTTCTACTCTGCTTCAAGAAGTGAAGTgaagctgagctggcagctgagACTGTCAGGGGAttattttctctgcctttgctggccctgctctcagctgcagtCCACAGACAGGCTACAAAGCAGAGCTGACAAGATGCCTTCTCAGCTTGCTCAAGCAGGGATGCAGCTGGAAGGAACCCAGTGTGGGATGATGGCAGTGTGAAGCAAAGGGTGGCTTTGCTTGGTGGGGCTGCACTGCCTGCCAGATAAcacagggagggagcagcaaaTGATTCTTTTTGGTGCTGCAGTCCAGCAAAGGGCATCAGGTGCTGCCTGGTGCAGCTCCTGCCCACAGCCTGAGACACTGAGTGTGAACAGGAAATATGTATAAGGGGAAGTTGTCTGCAGTGTGATGTGGGGAAGCTTCTCCCCCAGCTTTGTTGGGTGACAGAAGCAGCATAGCCAGCATGGTAGCTGGCTGGGTAGCACCCAGCTCCTTACCTGGCTTGCTGGGCAATCGAAAAGACAGGTAAGCAGCCGGGTAGCAACACTGTACTGAGCTCCTCCACTAAAGCCTGACAGAGTTTATGCCCTCAGATTAAAGTTGGAATTTAGTGGTTTGCATGGCAAAGGAAGGCTTAGAGCTCAGGCACAGCTCTGACCACACTGGCTCCCACTGTGAGTTAATCCCATTGCCTGGTCCTGCACAGCATCAGTGGTTGGAACAGCACAAGTTAGTCCCTACCCAAAGAGATGGCCCAGGGATCATATTATTGTTTTCCATTCTGTAGGTCATCCTAGGATTCCCTTCCTGTAGATGTTAGCCACAGTTGTACACAGGAAAGAGCTATACAGGACTTGTGAGGAAAGGCAAGGACAGGAAAGCTTTGTAGGCTTTAATGCTGTCCTCTTGAAGTCACCACAGAATTACCTaaggaaatgttttcagaattgTCCACTTCTAGGGAATTCTGTTCCTCCTGGGCACCATGTGTAGAAAACCCATAGCTGCAACACTCAGGAGAACAGGGCAGCCATAATTCCCAGGTCTTTCAAAAATCAATGGCCTGGGTATTTCTATTCTCCGTCAGTTTATCTTTCTGTAATAGAGGAATCATCATAGTTTGCAACCTTAAAAAGAGTTTCAGTTCACTGATGTTTGTGCTTCATGGTCTCCAAACAGAAGCTAATTTCCATGCCCaaacactatttttattttattatctatGACAAAAAGTAGAAATTCACCATCCTGGAGACTGAAATttctgtcattatttttttccccttttaatgCAGATCACTCTTTACTCTGAAAGGTttgaagaatttcagaaaacattgACTAAAAGCAATGAAGTGTTTGCCACATTCAaacaggagatggagaaggtgAGTAGCAGCTCACAACTGAATTTTGTGCTTCAGAATCTCCTTTTAGATTCTGATATTTATCACTGCAATAATTTTATCTGGGATGGGAACATTTCTGCACATTTTGGAGAGTAATGTCATCAACATCCAAGTAAGAGTAAGATCTGTGGTATATTTGGCCACAACTGACAGCAGCTTAGACTTCAATGCTGCAAACTGAACATTTCACTCTCCCTTCAAGCTAAAATTGAAATTGCTTTAGAGAACAAAAATTTAACCTAAAACCTAATGTGGTTGTTCTGTACAGACCCCTTAGAGATACCAAAGGGGGGGATCTGGTGCTGCATTTCTCAGCCCATGACTCCAGAAGTGTCCAGAGCCTCCCTGCTGACTCAGACAGATACAGTAAGGTTGACAGGGGCTTCACATCTCCCCACCAGAGTGTGTTGGTGGAACTGAAGCCCACTAACACCTTCCCACTGTTAAGCCCAAGTGGCTGCTTCAAAGTGGCTGTAATGAACGGgaatcaaaaaaacaaatagaCCCACTTTCccaataaaaaaatgttctgctcTGCCACCAGGGCCCAAAATCCTGGTGCTGAGATGCAGGCAAGCCCTCATGATCTTCACAGAGTCCAACTTGCAGAAAGCCAAAGGAAAGAAGTTGCTATATGGCTACCAGTGTGTGCTGGAGGTGACTAATCCAGGTGGAACTTCCTTGACAATGCTGGTTCAGAAGACCAAAGCCCTTCTTTAACTTCCAAGTAATACAACACTGCAGTCTTtgtaaagaaacaaagagaataATGTcacctttttttgccttttttttttttcacaatttgtACTCTGCGAGCTGGCTGTCCTTTTACACACATAATCAACTGGTTTGACTTTAGGACTACAGACTGGAGGCTGAAATGGCAGCTACTAAATCCATCCCTTCACATAAATTATTACTTAGTGCAGCCACTAGAGCTGCTGATAGTAGCCTTATGTGTACAGCCAAATACCTAAATAAAAGGGCTGCCCTAATTTAATCTGCAGCATGGAATTCCTATTGTGATTCAGCTCTTCTTCCTGTTTCTATAGatgacaaagaaaatgaagaagttgGAAAAAGATACTGCTACATGGAAATCCAGGTTTGAGAACTGCAACCGAGCATTACTGGACATGATTGAAGAGGTGAATggtctttttcttctcaggatGCACCTTTTCCCCCGCATAATGCTTAAACTAGGAGATGAGATGACCTGAAACAGCCAAAAGTAAATTGAAAACATGTTCTTGACTCTAAGGGTCTTTTTTCAATCTACCTTGATAACTACATgtctttttgttaaaaaaaagacaaaatttcaAACCTCTGGagcttttattttgtgcagAGAAATTCATTAAGTCCATGAGAAATTGAATTATATAGCTGTGAATTCTAAGTGCTCTAAAAAATGTGTGATTGTTAATTTTCATATAGAAGCAAATCGGCATTAGTTCCCTTCACACTACTTTCTTTCTACAGAAGAGCATCCACCCAGGGAGTTAACATGCACTAGCTAATGAACTTTAAATTCATGCCTTTCATTAACTTCCTGTGTAAGCAAACTCTAGAAGCCCAAAGCAAGTACTGTGGCTCACCAGAGTTTTAAACATGCAGTCACAGGGGCACAGAAGAGGAAATTCATAATCTTGTTGGAACTCGTTCAAATAAGATCAGAGGCCGCTTGAAGTTTCATCCCAGGCTTACACTGAATTTGGACCATATCTTTCTGGTTAGCTTTGTAACTTTGTGCTATTACTATTGGTATGGGTTTCTGCATCTCTTGGTTCCTCAGTGGGTacagaagcaagaaaattttCCAGATCAGGCTGGTCTCACAAAAACtagaagcaaaataaacaaaaaacataatACAGCTCATTTGCCTCAAAATTCGCACTCCACAGGCCCACGTAGGCTTTTGGATGCCCACCTGGGTGAACACCCACTATATCTTTTCGACCTCTATAGGTCATGAACAAgtatttctgcaaatatttttagtgaAACTGATCTGAATGAGTGTGGAGAATACTAATACACTATAGTAACAGGGATGACTTTTGTCTTAACTTCAGTACAGAAGATCCTACTTACTGTAGAGCAGTGGGTAAAACCAAGCTATCTGGCAGAGTCCTGTGAGGCTCAAAGTGTTTCCCTATTGCCAGTTCCACCAATGAATTGCATGTGCCTAAACTCAGTCTATACCTTTGTCTGATATTTTTCACCACAGAAAGCCGTGAGGTCCAAGGAATACGAATGCTTTGTGCTAAAAATCCAGAGACTAGAGAACCTTTGCCGGGCTCTGCAGGAAGAGAGGAATGAGttgtacaaaaaaataaagcaagcacaGCTTGCTGACGAGGTGAACAGAAATGGTATcttagaagaagaagaagaagaagaagaagaagtagaagtagaagATGATGCAAATACAAGCCCTTCCTCCTCTGAGAAGGCGAGCATTGAGCTGCACACTACTGACAAGGGCGTACTGAAGGAGCTGTCTGAAGCTTTCCAGGTATCCCACAAAGCAGAGAGCTCCCTCCCAAGCAACAGCACCAACCCAGTGACCTGTGACACTCAAATGTGTAATGTCCTGGTGCCAGagctcccctctcctctcacccCACAGCAAGAGGCTGGGAATCACTGtgagcagcccagcaccagcacagaAGCGCCCACCGAACCTCTGCCAGCACTCACTGGGAGCACACCAGCGCccactgaaaatgcaaaaacacCCACTGAGAATATTCCAAAGCCCACCAAAAGCATGGCCACACTCCCAGAAAGGGTGCCAACACCCACTGAAAGTGCACCAAAACCTCCTGAGAGTGTGCCAGTACCTACTGGGAATATGCCAAAAGCCACTGAAAGCATCCTGGCAACTCCCCAGAATGTGCCAACACCTACACAAAACATGCCCACTCCCCTTGGGAGTATGCCAGCACCCACAAAAAGTGCACCAAAAGCTGAAGAATGTGTGAATGACCCAGAAGAGCAGTCTGGCCAAGGTCAAACCACAGAGCAAACAGGGGACACAGACATGGAAGCAGTCGACTGAGGATGCTGGGGTGTCCCGGCTTGTCTTCTACAAACCTTAGCTCTACTTTGTCCCCCAGATtgatagcattttttttttaagaaacaaaaagtggGTGCTAAAAAACACCCAGATTTGCATATCTGCAAGCAAATACAATGTGCTTCTGTTTGCTACCACTACCCAGTAATAATGAGTCTGCAAATT encodes the following:
- the TXLNB gene encoding beta-taxilin; translation: MENDQPPTSPGQDIQGKIEDKSAPSSESPAPEPTEQPSTQPKADVCDISEELSRQLEDIIKTYGSAASLMGKESTDTGTGRAEKGEPGSVEDVEDEDANEESEKEKLAPGDASRAKEPSASKEQKLEKKILKGLGKEATLLMQSLNKLNTPEEKLDLLFKKYAELLEEHRAEQKKLKYLQKRQAQITKEKDQLQSEHSRAILARSKLESLCRELQRHNKNLKEETIQRAREEDEKRKEITNHFQSTLSEIQAQIEQQSERNMKLCQENTELAEKLKSIIDQYELREEHLDKIFKHRELQQKLVDAKLEQSQEMMKEAEERHQKEKEYLLNQAAEWKLQAKMLKEQETVLQAQITLYSERFEEFQKTLTKSNEVFATFKQEMEKMTKKMKKLEKDTATWKSRFENCNRALLDMIEEKAVRSKEYECFVLKIQRLENLCRALQEERNELYKKIKQAQLADEVNRNGILEEEEEEEEEVEVEDDANTSPSSSEKASIELHTTDKGVLKELSEAFQVSHKAESSLPSNSTNPVTCDTQMCNVLVPELPSPLTPQQEAGNHCEQPSTSTEAPTEPLPALTGSTPAPTENAKTPTENIPKPTKSMATLPERVPTPTESAPKPPESVPVPTGNMPKATESILATPQNVPTPTQNMPTPLGSMPAPTKSAPKAEECVNDPEEQSGQGQTTEQTGDTDMEAVD